The Bdellovibrionales bacterium genomic interval TACGCGAAAAGAAATGGGTGATCTTTGGACGGCAGAAGCTCGTTTTGAAAACATGCTTCAGGTCGAAAAAATGGTGGCGCAAGTCCAAGGTGAAATGGGCCTGATCCCCAAAGAGGCGGCCAAGGCCATCGTGGAGCGCGGAAGTTTTAATGTCGATCGTATTTTAGAAATCGAACAAACCACTCGTCACGATGTCATCGCTTTTGTATCCAACGTCGCAGAGACCATCGGACCTGAAGGACGTTATGTTCATTTCGGTTTGACCAGTTCGGATGTGCTCGACACCGCCCTTTCTTTACAGATCGTTAAAGCTTTTGAAGTTCTCGAAAAATCCTTGGGGCGTTTACTCCAGTCTCTTAAAAAGAAAATGATGGCCACGCAAGATTACATGTGTGCCGGTCGCACTCACGGGATGCACGCGGAGCCGACCACGATGGGTTATAAGCTCGCGGGCTTTGCCGCCGAGTTTGTTCGGCACCGCGATCGATTACAACAGGCCCGAAAGCAAATCGGTGTTGGAAAAATGAGTGGAGCCGTAGGCACTTACTCATTTCTTTCTCGAGAATTTGAAAGCGCCGCGTGCCGAGCGCTAAATTTGATCCCAGAAACTCTCGCCACCCAGGTGATTCCTCGAGATCGTCACGCCGAAGTGATGACCGCCTTGGCTTTGTTGGGCGGAGGCATCGAACGTTTAGCCATTGAGATCCGTCACATGCAGCGCACAGAGATGGGCGAAGCTTACGAGGGATTTGCTGCCGGACAAAAAGGGTCGAGTGCTATGCCTCACAAAAAGAATCCGATCGGGGCCGAGAATTTAACAGGTGCTGCGAGATTGCTACGCTCTTATGCGATGGCCGCTTTAGAAAACATCGCCCTTTGGCACGAGCGAGACATTTCGCACTCGTCGGTGGAGCGCGTGGCGTTTCCCGAT includes:
- the purB gene encoding adenylosuccinate lyase; amino-acid sequence: MIKRYTRKEMGDLWTAEARFENMLQVEKMVAQVQGEMGLIPKEAAKAIVERGSFNVDRILEIEQTTRHDVIAFVSNVAETIGPEGRYVHFGLTSSDVLDTALSLQIVKAFEVLEKSLGRLLQSLKKKMMATQDYMCAGRTHGMHAEPTTMGYKLAGFAAEFVRHRDRLQQARKQIGVGKMSGAVGTYSFLSREFESAACRALNLIPETLATQVIPRDRHAEVMTALALLGGGIERLAIEIRHMQRTEMGEAYEGFAAGQKGSSAMPHKKNPIGAENLTGAARLLRSYAMAALENIALWHERDISHSSVERVAFPDAFILADYACDRMANIIDQLEINQEQLLKNMDISQGQLFSSHVLLHLVDQGLSREDAYVIVQRLSHGLMPGQHLKNAILEDGEAKKHFTTSDVASIFSGERHLKNTKAIIQKIGETI